The Shewanella pealeana ATCC 700345 genome contains the following window.
CAAAATCTTTGCTCAGCACAGGACTTGCCACAAAGTAGGCGTTAAACAGACTAGGACGATTAATCAGAGTGTAAAGCCCAAGGCCTGCATTACCGGTAAAGCCATTTAAGATACGAAAGCCATTGGTGCGGTAGGTTTTATCAATCGCAGGCAGCAGATCTTGCTCAAGGTAATCTAACAATTGTTGATTGCCCGGCTTTTCAATGGCTAATGTTTTTAACTCTCCCAAGCCTTGATGTCCATCTGGCGCGGTAACAATAATGGTCTCGAGCCAAGGCCAATCACCGTTATGACTCATCCAGTCATGCATGCCTGCGAGTAAAGCTTGGCTTCTTGGATGAAAATCAAACAACACCACATAGCTCTTGTTTGGTTTTTTGCCATAGCTGGCAGGGAGCGTCACCTTAAACTCAGCGGTCTCTATCGAGTCAGAAGTAATGGTTAATGACTCTAGCGTTAAACCCATCACCTTAGCTTTAGTCGCCGCCTTAGCATCCGCCTCTTTTGCGCTGGCATGACTACTAACTAAACCCAAACTCAAACTTAAAGCCAAGCTTAAAACCAAGTAAGTCATCACATGTGTTCTAATCATCTATCTCTCCCTGAATGTTATCCCTTTAACCCTTGAGCCTAGCCATATGCTACATACAGGCATCAATTAGTTAAGCAAGTTATGAACTTAACAGCAGAGTAAAAATAGAACAACTCTAAAACCAGCCAATAACCCAGCCAGATAGCCGCAAGGCAGGCATGGCTTTAATCAATAACTATCAATAACTCTGGCTCGAGCATTAATATCGAGGGCAAAGCATCACCAAACCGATAAAACGGTAAATTTAGTACAAACTGAGATGCAATTACACTAGCCAAAGCAGGCAATTCAGCTTAGGATCTGAGCAATAAATCGATCTCGAATACAAGTAATCCACATTGCGGAGTAACCAAACATTATGGGTATCAGAGCCATCGTCGTTGATACAGCCGGTACGACTACCGACCTTAACTTTATTGAGGATGTACTTTTTCCTTATTCAGCTAAGGCCTTACCCGCTTTTCTTGAAGAAAATCAAAATAATGTACTCGTAGACAACTGCATTTGCGATGTGCAAGATATTGCCCTCGAGCCAGATGCCAGCCTTGCTCGCGTGACTGAAATTTTACTGCAGTGGATTGAAGAAGATCGCAAAGCCACACCACTGAAGACCATCCAAGGTTTGATCTGGAAACAGGGCTATGCCAATGGCGAGTTTACCGGGCATATCTTCCCTGACTTTATCGAAGCACTCGATGGCTACAAGCAACAAGGTCTGCGGGTTTATAGCTTCTCTTCAGGTTCTGTTGAGGCGCAAAAACTGTTGTTTAGCCACAGCGATGCAGGCGATCTAAACGATAAGTTTAATGGCCACTTCGACACTCGCACCGGTAACAAGCGTTTCAAACAGGCTTACAGCAATATCGTCAACACCATCAGCCTAAGCCCGAAGCAGATCCTATTTGTTTCTGATGTGCTAGAAGAGCTAAAAGCGGCCAACGAAGCTGGATTACATGTGGTACAGATGGTTCGCGATGACAGTCAGCGTACTGGCGATTTTAAAACCATTGCTAGCTTTGACGAGCTAAAGATAGATTAAGTTAATGCTAAGTAACAAAAGGGCCTTAAAGGCTCTTTTGTTACTTTTGCTGTCAACTGTCGCTTGGAAAAGCGGGCGAGATACACTTTTTAACCTCGAAACGAAAACCATCGTTCAGTGTCTTATCGCGATATATTTCGATCAGTTCATAGTCGTTTAATTCAACCACTCTTGAATCGGGATCCTTCTGGCAGCGAGACTTACTGTCAGCTTCAAACTCAAATGCAAAAAGCGCAATCATCTGCCGCACAAATGCTTGGTACTCATACCGCGTTTGCAAATACTCATCTGTCATCCCCTTTAGCTCTGCATCCTCGGCGCTTATAGTGGTCGTCGTCGGTACCAAGCCAGCAGTGATATCGCTAGTGATAGTTTGTTGTGACTGTTCGACTCCAAGCTCTGGCAATACATATAAAACAAGGTGAGCGAACAAGCCAGTTGCCAACATCAAACGCAATAGCCAAGTGAGTTTTTGAAAATGAACATTTTGAGTCAACTTAGGCAGTTTAATGCCTAATGGCGCGAGCATTAAAGCAAGTATTAAATAGAAAGGCACCAGCAACTGCGCGGCGAGAATAACCAGGGCGGTGATAAACACAAACCACACAGGGACATACAGTAAAATCGCCAAATTATGAGTATAGGCAACATTCGTGGCAGACACCCCAATCACATCATTGACGACCCCAGCAGCCCAACCCAACGCAAAGTTAGCCACTAAGGCATAAAACAGCAACAGCACAGCTTTACCAACTAAGCTATGCCAAATTCGCTCAAAAATAGGTAACAGCTCTATCGTTAACGCCAACACAGTTAACACTACAACCCAACTAAATGAGTCCGCAAAAATTGCAATCAATCCCGCTAACACATATAGGTATTGCGCAAAAGTCAGTACTGACAGCTTTTGCCCTAAGCCTGAAATTCTCTTTTGGTAGAAGCCCTTAACCGAAGATATTATGACTTGCAAAGCTGCGGGAATTGTTATTATTTTTGTTGCCGTCATAAAAAACTGGCCTCACTCATTATTAATCGCACAAGAAGCGACCACCATAAACGTTTGCTAACAATTTACCAACATTTCCGATTGCTATAAGTAAAAACGCTTAGTATTTGCCAACTTTCAAGTGCATTATTTTGCTAAATAGCGGCTTTTTAACCTCTCCCAATTATCATTTTGACGAGCGTACTCCTGTTCACACATCGCCCCTCTTTCTGTGGCTTGTTCTGCGTCTTGTTCAGAGCCTGCTAGCAGACTTGCATATTTGTCAGGATCGCTGCCATAAATTAAGCACACAGTTGCGTGGTAACGCTGGGCGTCTAGGCTATGTTCATCACTAAAGTCATCTTCAACCAGTTCATCAATGTCTTCATCTTCAAGGGCAAACAGATCTGCGGCACTTAGCGCGATTTCGGCGCCGTCTTCGAACGCGTTTATCAATAACAATGTGGCTAAGGTGTCGACAGCATCCTCTTCACGGCCCAGCACTATCACTTCATTGGCATAGATATAAGCATGGCCATACTCATGCCCTAGGGTATGTAAAATCGCATCTTGAGTTGCGGTTTTCGGTGTTACGCCAGTTTTTTGATATTCATCTTTAGTAAAGCGACTAAGCACCTCAGTGACGAAGTGATAAGGAATTTGAATTTGCATTAACTCAGGGGCAAACAAGGGGCCGTCTTGCGCGCCATAAACCAAGGTTAAATCTTGCTGCATAGGCAGAGCCAGAAATAGTTGCTGCAACTGTGGCTCAATGCTTTTAATTAATCGATATGCCCGAAGCTCTTGGCGTGTTTCTGCTTCAATAAACTGACTTATTATTGCGGCTTGAGCTGTTTGCCCAATGCATAACATCAAGCCTGCGATTAGCAGCTTTACCATTCTGTGCATATTTCGCCCCCTCCTTGTTGCTAGATAAACATACTGTTATGCTGGCTAAAAGTTAAACAGCCGTTTAAATACATGTTTAAGCAACCACAGTAATCAATTAGAGAACAACTAGGGATCATTATGGACAAGTTTCTCGAGCAATACCCAATCAATACTCAAATTGCAGTGGCTTGGGGAGAAATGGATGCCCTGCAACACGTCAACAATGTGGTTTATTTCCGCTATTTTGAAACTGCCCGAATCGACTTTTTCAATCAGATTAACCTGCTCGACGATCTACAAACCACATCTATTGGCCCGGTGATAAGCGAAAACCAAGCACGCTACAAGCGCCCAGTTACCTTTCCCGACACCTTAGTGGTAGGCGTAAGCATAAGTGACATTAAAGATGACCGGTTTATGATGCATTACAGTGTCTATAGCCATAGTCAGCAGGCCTTGACGACACTTGGCTCGTCGCAGGTGGTGATGTTTAACTTTAAAACCGGACAGAAAGCCAAGCTAACACCTGAGTTAATCGATGCCTTAAAAACTTATGAGCAGGCTTAGAGTCATAGCGCTCAAGTAATCCAAGGCGCAATTAAACCAAGGCCCAAAGCAACTGAGTTGCATACAGGAGAGCCACCAAGATGACTGAAGTGATTCATCTAGCCGATGAAAGCCGTTTCGTGATTAACCAAGATGGAGCTCAGGCTGTATTGGCCTATGAGCTTTATGATGCTAGCTGTAACTTCAACAATACCTATGTCCCGCCAGAACTACGTAGCAAAGGTTTAGCCGAAAAGTTGGTGCGTCATGGGCTAAAGTGGGCCAAAACAGAGGGCTTTGAAATTGAAGCGAGCTGCTGGTATGTGCAGAAGTTTTTAAGCAACACCTAACAGCTCATGCGATAGCATATTGGTTATTCGCCAGTAGCTATTCACCAATAAGCAGTGCCAGTTGCTGACGAATACTCTCGCTCAATGGCTGACTCTTTTCGTTGGTGTAATCGTAATGCACCATGGTGGTTTGCGCTTCGGCGGTCTTCTTGCCGTTCTGCCAGCAACTTTGAGTCAGTTCAAAACTACTATTACCGATACGACTCACCCAAGTTTTTACTGTGATATCGCTGGCAAAGTAAGTTGGCGCATTAAAGGCGATGGTGAACCCCGCCACAATCAAGTTCCACTTAGACAAGTCTTGCGTCGGGTTAAAAATCTTGAAAATCGGCTCACGTGCGGCTTCGAACCACACAGGGATCACTGTGTTGTTGATATGTCCTAAGGCGTCGGTTTCACAAAATCTTGGCTGTAGGGTTAAGCTAAATGCAGTTTCAGACACAGGTTATAGTCCTTGTTGTTATCGTTATTGCTGTGATCGTTATTAGAATTTAATCGCCACCATTCTACCGATAAATTGCCAGCTTAGAAGCGCATCGAGCCAATTGGTACTGGCAGTGCTGGAACTAAAAATTTGCAGGGCTAGAAAGATAATAATTTACCACAGAGGACACGAAGATCACGAAGAAGTGCCACCAAGTGCTTTTCTTGGTGTTCTGTGTGTAGCAAGCGAAGTAAGCGCTTGGTGGCTTAAGGCTGAAAAAGTAAAAGATCCACCTACTGAAGTAGGTGGTTTAGGGCTGAAAACAAAAAAAGGATGCCTAAGCATCCCTTTCTATTCAACCTGTTAAGCGCGTATTAGCGGCTATACATCTTATCGATTTCACGAGCGTACTTGTTGTAAATCACCTTACGACGCAACTTCATCGTTGGGGTAATAAGGCCTGCTTCCATAGAGAAAGCATCTGGCAACAAGGTAAACTTCTTAATCTTTTCAAAGCCAGCTAGCTCGCTTTGCAGAGTCTTAAGGCGTTGCTCAAAGTGTTCAACTACGTGAGTATGACGCAATAGATCCAGCTGCGACTCGTAATGTACGCCCTTCTCTTTTGCCCAAGCTTCTAATGACTCAAATGCAGGTACAATCAAGGCTGTCACATAGTTACGCGCATCGGCAACAATCGCCACCTGCTCTATGAATGGGCAGCAACCTACCTTACCTTCGACACGTTGCGGCGCGATATACTTACCATTTGAGGTTTTCATCAGCTCTTTAATACGGTCTGTAATAAACAGGTTGCCGTTTTCGTCGATACGACCCGCATCACCCGTCTTCAACCAACCATCTTCGAATGCTTCGGCAGTTTCTTCAGGGCGATTGAAATAGCCACGCATTACGGTATCACCGCGTACTAGAATTTCGTTGTCTTTACCCAGCTTAATCTCGGCTTCTGGTATGACTTGGCCGTTAGAGCCTGGCACACGGTTACCTAAGGTATTACAGGTCGTTGTTGCAGTGGTTTCAGTCATACCGTAACCACATAGCACTGGGACATCGATGCTTTGGAAGAAGGCACTGACGTTTGGATCTAAAGCTGCACCGCCACAAGGCATAAACTTAAGACGGCCACCTAAAACCTGCTTTAATTTACTGAAAACCAGCTTATCTGCCAGTTTCCACTGTAGGTTTAAGCCCAATGATGCTTTATGACGACCTTGACCGACTTCAGACTGTTTATGACCAACAGACATGGCCCAAGTGAACATCTTCTGTCTCAACTCTGGTGCTTTAATCACCTTATCTTGCACGGCGCTATACACTTTCTCTAAGAAGCGTGGCACCACACATAGAGTATGCGGGCGAACTTGCACAATCGCCTCTTTCACTGCCATTGGGTTAGACAGGTAAACGTTATGACCACCGCGACATAAAACGTAGAAACTCCAACCGCGTTCAAATACGTGGCTCAATGGCAAGAATGCCAATGACACATCGCCCGGTGTGAACGGTAAGAATTTGTCGTGCTGACGCACCATAGAAGCAATGTTGCGGTAATCGAGCATTACGCCCTTTGGATCACCCGTTGTACCTGAGGTGTAAATTAGCGTCAGTAGATCATCTAAATTCTTATCGTTCAAACGCTTTTCAAGTTCAGCATCTGCAGCGCTATCAATTTCGCGCTCCAATAGATCATCTAGATAAAAATGATTTTGTAGATCTTGCAGTTCAACAGATTTGTCGAAAACTACTACGCGAGTCAGGCTGTCACACTGGGCAACCAAATCACACGCCATGGCATACTGAGCAGCGTCGCCAGCAAAAATCAATTTCGCTTCGGCATCGTTAACTATGTAAGCAGCTTGTTCAATTGTGCTAGTCGGATAGATAGGCACAACTATCGCTTTAGCCTTTAATAGGCCTAAATCGGCACAAGTCCACTGCGGACAGTTCTGTGACAAAATAATTGCGCGGTCTTGTGACTCAATACCAAATTGAATCAACACTCGTGCAATTTTAGAGGTGATGGTATCGAATTGACTCCAGCTCACCTGATGCCAAGGCGCTGCAGTTTCGAATCCTTCGAGCGCAATAGCATCGCCAAGTGCTTGGCTCTGTTGCTGTATTAATCGTACTACGTGATATTGCTCGAGCGACATAAAATGGCTACCTTTTAGCTTACAAGTGTTCCGCTTTTTCGCAAGTTTACTCGAAGAAACTATAAACACTAAGAGTTTTTGCTCTAATTTTGTTAACTAACACACAAAAAAAGGCCTTTGTGTGGGGTCAAATGCCTACATTTAACAACAAGTCTTTTAAGCTAAGCATATCAATTAAAACAGAAATATTTCATTAACACTTGTACGTATTTCCTGCGCACAACGAGACAAAATAAAGATTAATTTTTAATCATTATGTCTATTTTACCTCAAGAATCTAAATTTTAGTCCTATGACCGCAGCAGATCGCCTCGCCATAAGCGCCGCTTAGCAAACCATAATGTAAATAGAGAGAAAACAACGAAGGCGAGATCCCAGTGAACTAAACCCCACACTTGCTCACCGCGTTCAATATCCGCTAACCCAACCGACACCCAGCCCGACAGCAAACCAACCAAGAAGATTAAACCCGAGATCTGCAACGAACTTCGGCACATAGAGCCAAGTCCTAAGCTCAAGCTACAACCAAACAGTGTGGTTAATACGATATGTAGCCAGATAGAGGCATTGATAACGGGATTCAACAGACTCACTAAGCTTGCGGTGATCACCATACTGGCCACCAATATGAATAACAGCCGATATTGCGCCTTCATAAAGGCATTAATCATGCCCTGCTTG
Protein-coding sequences here:
- the mtnC gene encoding acireductone synthase, which codes for MGIRAIVVDTAGTTTDLNFIEDVLFPYSAKALPAFLEENQNNVLVDNCICDVQDIALEPDASLARVTEILLQWIEEDRKATPLKTIQGLIWKQGYANGEFTGHIFPDFIEALDGYKQQGLRVYSFSSGSVEAQKLLFSHSDAGDLNDKFNGHFDTRTGNKRFKQAYSNIVNTISLSPKQILFVSDVLEELKAANEAGLHVVQMVRDDSQRTGDFKTIASFDELKID
- a CDS encoding DUF4344 domain-containing metallopeptidase yields the protein MHRMVKLLIAGLMLCIGQTAQAAIISQFIEAETRQELRAYRLIKSIEPQLQQLFLALPMQQDLTLVYGAQDGPLFAPELMQIQIPYHFVTEVLSRFTKDEYQKTGVTPKTATQDAILHTLGHEYGHAYIYANEVIVLGREEDAVDTLATLLLINAFEDGAEIALSAADLFALEDEDIDELVEDDFSDEHSLDAQRYHATVCLIYGSDPDKYASLLAGSEQDAEQATERGAMCEQEYARQNDNWERLKSRYLAK
- a CDS encoding acyl-CoA thioesterase, which gives rise to MDKFLEQYPINTQIAVAWGEMDALQHVNNVVYFRYFETARIDFFNQINLLDDLQTTSIGPVISENQARYKRPVTFPDTLVVGVSISDIKDDRFMMHYSVYSHSQQALTTLGSSQVVMFNFKTGQKAKLTPELIDALKTYEQA
- a CDS encoding GNAT family N-acetyltransferase; the protein is MTEVIHLADESRFVINQDGAQAVLAYELYDASCNFNNTYVPPELRSKGLAEKLVRHGLKWAKTEGFEIEASCWYVQKFLSNT
- a CDS encoding acyl-CoA thioesterase, producing MSETAFSLTLQPRFCETDALGHINNTVIPVWFEAAREPIFKIFNPTQDLSKWNLIVAGFTIAFNAPTYFASDITVKTWVSRIGNSSFELTQSCWQNGKKTAEAQTTMVHYDYTNEKSQPLSESIRQQLALLIGE
- a CDS encoding AMP-dependent synthetase/ligase; translation: MSLEQYHVVRLIQQQSQALGDAIALEGFETAAPWHQVSWSQFDTITSKIARVLIQFGIESQDRAIILSQNCPQWTCADLGLLKAKAIVVPIYPTSTIEQAAYIVNDAEAKLIFAGDAAQYAMACDLVAQCDSLTRVVVFDKSVELQDLQNHFYLDDLLEREIDSAADAELEKRLNDKNLDDLLTLIYTSGTTGDPKGVMLDYRNIASMVRQHDKFLPFTPGDVSLAFLPLSHVFERGWSFYVLCRGGHNVYLSNPMAVKEAIVQVRPHTLCVVPRFLEKVYSAVQDKVIKAPELRQKMFTWAMSVGHKQSEVGQGRHKASLGLNLQWKLADKLVFSKLKQVLGGRLKFMPCGGAALDPNVSAFFQSIDVPVLCGYGMTETTATTTCNTLGNRVPGSNGQVIPEAEIKLGKDNEILVRGDTVMRGYFNRPEETAEAFEDGWLKTGDAGRIDENGNLFITDRIKELMKTSNGKYIAPQRVEGKVGCCPFIEQVAIVADARNYVTALIVPAFESLEAWAKEKGVHYESQLDLLRHTHVVEHFEQRLKTLQSELAGFEKIKKFTLLPDAFSMEAGLITPTMKLRRKVIYNKYAREIDKMYSR